One window of the Candidatus Jettenia sp. genome contains the following:
- a CDS encoding small basic protein yields MSIDKSLKTKGKLVRPRNVLTRIERIKLLKEEKKWEPAMSVFGIPKVKVLKLKQRGKAEKKAKPEAAAAAGGEVSATAGKEKAKK; encoded by the coding sequence ATGAGTATTGATAAGAGTTTAAAAACGAAGGGTAAATTGGTAAGGCCAAGGAATGTGCTTACAAGAATAGAGCGGATTAAACTGCTTAAGGAGGAAAAAAAATGGGAACCAGCCATGTCTGTTTTTGGTATTCCCAAGGTAAAGGTACTTAAATTAAAACAGAGAGGAAAAGCAGAGAAAAAAGCTAAGCCAGAGGCAGCTGCTGCTGCAGGCGGAGAAGTAAGTGCAACGGCTGGTAAGGAGAAGGCCAAGAAATAA
- a CDS encoding pyridoxal phosphate-dependent aminotransferase, translated as MIAHRMSKLDSSGIRKVFDLAQKMQNPVNLSIGQPDFDVPEEIKTEAIKAIENGANKYTVTQGIPELRNALLKQLQKRRKVDAESIMITSGVSGALTLAFMVLINPEDEVIIPDPSFVSYKHLTNFCGGKPVFVDTYPDFKLTVERIQPCITKRTKILILNSPANPTGVMYTTQEIKEIAELAKKHNVFIISDEIYHDYDYNHEFDSIGRYYKNTLILDGFSKSFAMTGWRVGFAAGPANIVNEMIKLQQYTFVCAPSFAQYAISKSLEADLSKHIASYERKRDLMYDGLKDTYQMVKPGGAFYFFPQVPWGTDEEFVTAAIQKNLLIIPGSVFSERHTHFRISYAASEETIKRGIDILKSLARQ; from the coding sequence ATGATTGCCCACAGGATGTCGAAACTAGACTCCTCCGGAATCAGAAAGGTCTTTGATCTGGCACAAAAAATGCAAAATCCGGTGAACCTTAGCATTGGTCAACCGGATTTTGATGTTCCTGAGGAGATTAAAACGGAAGCCATTAAGGCTATCGAGAATGGCGCTAATAAATATACCGTCACCCAAGGTATACCCGAACTTCGTAATGCACTGCTTAAGCAGTTGCAAAAGAGACGTAAGGTAGATGCAGAGAGTATCATGATCACTTCAGGAGTTTCAGGGGCATTAACGTTAGCCTTTATGGTATTGATTAATCCTGAGGATGAAGTTATCATTCCTGACCCTTCATTCGTTAGTTACAAACATTTAACTAATTTTTGTGGTGGGAAGCCGGTATTTGTCGATACGTACCCTGATTTTAAACTAACGGTTGAGCGTATTCAGCCTTGCATTACAAAAAGGACAAAGATACTCATTTTAAACAGTCCCGCGAATCCGACAGGAGTAATGTATACTACCCAGGAAATAAAAGAAATTGCAGAACTTGCAAAAAAGCACAATGTTTTTATTATTTCAGATGAGATATATCATGATTACGATTACAATCATGAATTCGATAGTATTGGTCGGTACTATAAAAATACCCTAATCCTCGATGGGTTTTCCAAATCCTTTGCTATGACAGGGTGGAGGGTGGGTTTTGCTGCAGGACCAGCCAACATTGTTAACGAGATGATCAAGCTACAGCAATATACTTTTGTTTGTGCACCTTCTTTTGCTCAGTATGCCATCTCCAAATCCTTAGAGGCCGATTTGAGCAAACACATTGCCAGCTATGAGAGGAAAAGGGATTTGATGTATGATGGGTTAAAAGATACATACCAAATGGTAAAACCAGGGGGAGCTTTTTATTTTTTCCCTCAAGTGCCTTGGGGTACTGATGAAGAATTTGTAACTGCTGCAATTCAAAAGAACCTTCTTATTATCCCTGGCAGTGTCTTTTCCGAGCGTCATACACATTTCCGAATTTCTTATGCTGCCAGCGAAGAGACTATCAAGCGTGGCATAGATATCCTTAAGAGCCTTGCCAGGCAATAA
- a CDS encoding type II toxin-antitoxin system VapC family toxin, translating into MITAVDTNIFLDILIPDENYYFNSKQLLDEHVERGQLIISEIVYAELASLFLSEKELRTFLSDTGTELVYSGEKRHYVSQVTDGTNMQKIRNARYNVLDVEKE; encoded by the coding sequence GTGATAACCGCAGTAGACACCAATATATTCCTTGATATCCTTATCCCTGATGAAAATTATTATTTCAATTCAAAACAGTTGCTTGATGAGCATGTCGAAAGAGGGCAATTGATCATAAGCGAGATCGTATATGCCGAACTTGCCTCTCTGTTTTTGTCAGAAAAGGAGTTAAGAACTTTTCTTTCTGATACTGGAACAGAACTTGTTTATTCTGGTGAAAAGAGGCATTATGTATCGCAGGTGACCGATGGAACAAATATGCAAAAGATAAGAAACGCTCGTTACAATGTCCTCGATGTGGAAAAGGAATAA
- a CDS encoding AbrB/MazE/SpoVT family DNA-binding domain-containing protein has product MLTVKITSKGQVTIPKEIRDKLGIRPGEDIAFEEKNGTFYIRKSLKKSPFDKWVGRLKKYRRQKTDEIIKDLRGT; this is encoded by the coding sequence ATGTTGACGGTAAAAATTACTTCTAAAGGTCAGGTAACTATTCCCAAAGAAATTAGGGATAAACTTGGTATTCGGCCAGGAGAAGACATAGCCTTTGAAGAAAAAAATGGTACATTCTATATTAGAAAATCTTTAAAGAAATCCCCTTTTGACAAGTGGGTAGGTAGGCTGAAAAAATATAGAAGGCAAAAAACTGATGAAATAATTAAGGACTTGAGAGGAACGTGA
- a CDS encoding sigma 54-interacting transcriptional regulator: MPTSSADPNFVAYEISLKPNQSLFTLEVMNIEFFQSIALSVANERSVEVVFRNIVHGLADDPDVVLTRIWLIEPGDICHICPWLKNCPDQTKCLHLVASNGLSIHNKQRYTWLKGHYKRFPLYAVESDSITATGKIGYIGGTGKAVLRNDIIENPNWLLDPAWAEREKIASFAGQPLVFRDETLGVLALFSRKMLDQSHLVMLRTFACNAASAIANARAFEEIEQLHRKLELENEYLRDRVRDVDTFGNIIGQSSALQKILQQIEMVAPTDATVLIHGESGTGKELIALAIHQRSRRKNRPLIKVNCASIPRELFESEFFGHVKGSFTGAIRDRIGRFQLADGGTLFLDEVGDIPLELQSKLLRVLQEGEYERIGEERTRRVNVRVIAATNRDLKKELEAKRFRQDLYFRLSAFPLEIVPLRNRKEDIPLLAKEFLKQICQSMGLKELPLKEKHILQLQNYDWPGNIRELRNVIERAVIVSRGRELRLDLPEISTGKALPIVPNYVKSIEQSGEILTYEDLKNLEKENILAALRQANWKVSGPGGAAELLGMKPTTLASQIKAFGIHKRP, encoded by the coding sequence ATGCCGACTTCCTCCGCTGATCCAAATTTTGTAGCATACGAAATATCGTTGAAACCAAATCAATCATTGTTTACACTTGAAGTCATGAATATTGAATTTTTTCAATCCATTGCCTTGTCAGTAGCCAATGAACGCTCGGTGGAGGTTGTTTTTCGTAATATAGTGCATGGGTTGGCTGACGACCCTGATGTTGTTCTTACCAGAATTTGGCTTATAGAGCCGGGCGATATATGTCATATCTGCCCCTGGTTGAAAAATTGTCCTGATCAAACTAAATGTTTGCATTTAGTGGCAAGCAATGGCCTATCGATTCATAATAAACAACGTTACACTTGGCTTAAAGGTCATTATAAACGTTTTCCCCTTTATGCTGTTGAGTCAGATAGCATTACTGCAACAGGAAAAATAGGCTATATTGGAGGAACTGGTAAGGCTGTTTTACGTAACGATATAATCGAAAATCCAAACTGGTTGCTTGATCCGGCATGGGCAGAGCGAGAAAAAATAGCCAGTTTTGCCGGTCAACCATTAGTGTTTCGGGATGAAACACTTGGTGTGCTCGCTCTTTTCAGCCGAAAAATGTTGGATCAATCGCACCTGGTCATGCTTCGAACCTTTGCTTGCAATGCTGCATCGGCTATTGCCAATGCCAGAGCCTTTGAAGAAATTGAACAATTACACCGTAAGTTAGAATTGGAAAATGAATATCTCCGCGACAGGGTTCGGGATGTGGATACTTTTGGAAATATTATAGGGCAGAGTTCCGCATTACAAAAGATTCTTCAGCAAATAGAGATGGTAGCACCTACAGACGCAACTGTTCTTATTCATGGAGAATCCGGGACAGGAAAAGAACTCATCGCCCTGGCAATTCATCAACGAAGCAGGAGAAAGAATCGTCCCCTCATTAAAGTCAACTGTGCGTCTATCCCACGCGAACTCTTTGAGAGTGAGTTTTTTGGACATGTAAAAGGTTCATTTACTGGAGCGATTAGGGATCGGATAGGGCGATTTCAGCTTGCAGATGGAGGAACTCTCTTTCTTGATGAGGTGGGAGATATACCCCTTGAACTGCAAAGCAAGTTACTACGTGTGCTTCAGGAAGGCGAGTACGAAAGGATTGGAGAGGAAAGAACCCGCCGGGTAAATGTGAGGGTAATTGCCGCTACCAATCGAGATCTTAAAAAGGAGTTGGAGGCAAAACGGTTCCGGCAGGATCTTTACTTTCGGTTAAGCGCTTTTCCACTGGAAATTGTTCCTCTCCGGAACAGGAAGGAAGATATACCTCTTTTAGCAAAAGAGTTTTTAAAACAGATATGTCAGAGCATGGGACTGAAAGAATTACCTTTGAAAGAAAAACATATTCTTCAACTCCAAAATTATGACTGGCCTGGGAATATACGAGAATTGCGAAATGTGATTGAGCGAGCAGTAATTGTATCGAGAGGAAGGGAGTTACGATTAGATTTACCAGAAATTTCCACTGGAAAAGCCTTACCGATTGTACCCAATTATGTCAAAAGCATAGAACAATCAGGAGAAATCCTAACGTATGAGGATTTAAAAAACCTGGAAAAAGAAAATATTCTGGCGGCTCTTCGCCAGGCAAATTGGAAGGTATCTGGCCCTGGTGGAGCGGCGGAACTCCTCGGCATGAAACCTACCACTCTGGCCTCTCAAATAAAGGCCTTCGGAATTCATAAACGGCCTTAG
- a CDS encoding type II toxin-antitoxin system HicB family antitoxin, with amino-acid sequence MNKYKYEIIIYWSEEDQAFIAEVPELPGCAADGTTYQEALANAEVIIQEWIETAKELGRPIPELKGRLIFA; translated from the coding sequence ATGAATAAATACAAATATGAAATAATAATCTATTGGAGTGAAGAAGATCAGGCATTTATTGCAGAAGTGCCAGAATTACCCGGATGTGCAGCAGACGGAACTACGTATCAGGAAGCTCTTGCCAATGCTGAAGTTATTATCCAGGAGTGGATAGAAACTGCAAAAGAACTTGGCCGGCCTATTCCTGAGCTAAAAGGCAGATTAATTTTTGCATAA
- a CDS encoding DUF2442 domain-containing protein has product MSTLVLEHECLAQKVVFTEDSFIVYLTDGRSISVPLVWYPRLFNAKKQELENYELIGDGEGIHWPDLDEDISMEGILAGRRSGESQSSLEKWLKKRTQK; this is encoded by the coding sequence ATGAGTACTTTAGTACTTGAGCATGAATGCCTTGCTCAAAAGGTTGTTTTTACAGAAGATTCTTTTATCGTTTATCTTACTGATGGAAGAAGTATATCTGTACCTCTTGTCTGGTATCCTCGCTTGTTTAACGCCAAGAAACAAGAATTGGAAAATTACGAACTCATTGGAGATGGAGAAGGGATCCATTGGCCAGACCTTGACGAAGATATTAGCATGGAAGGCATATTAGCTGGCCGGCGTTCAGGAGAAAGCCAAAGTTCTCTTGAAAAATGGCTAAAAAAAAGAACACAAAAATAA
- a CDS encoding TlpA family protein disulfide reductase, whose product MNKQAVKHVCLSFLFVLTLFTISTSSYAENTVTRINFTELKSILEKNKGKVIIVDLWATWCPPCRKEIPGFINLYNKYKDKGVEIIGIAFDENGSEVVPPFIKKAGINYPVYLHGDNVAEAYDLRAYPSTIIYGKNGKEVNRHIGYVSEKEFEDEINELLKN is encoded by the coding sequence ATGAATAAACAGGCAGTTAAACATGTATGTCTTAGCTTTCTATTCGTTTTGACCTTATTTACTATTTCAACGAGTTCTTATGCAGAAAATACCGTTACGAGGATAAACTTTACAGAACTGAAGAGCATTCTCGAAAAGAACAAGGGTAAAGTGATAATTGTTGATTTATGGGCAACCTGGTGTCCGCCCTGCAGGAAAGAGATACCGGGATTTATTAACCTTTACAATAAATACAAGGATAAAGGCGTAGAGATTATCGGTATTGCCTTTGATGAAAATGGATCAGAGGTAGTTCCGCCGTTTATAAAAAAGGCTGGTATCAATTATCCTGTTTATCTCCACGGAGATAATGTTGCCGAGGCATATGATCTGCGAGCTTACCCTTCTACGATCATCTATGGTAAAAATGGTAAAGAGGTGAACAGGCATATCGGTTACGTATCGGAGAAAGAATTTGAAGATGAGATTAATGAATTATTAAAAAATTGA